A single genomic interval of Daucus carota subsp. sativus chromosome 1, DH1 v3.0, whole genome shotgun sequence harbors:
- the LOC135151583 gene encoding uncharacterized protein LOC135151583, translating into MAIPTLRDDVAVSIASYGNTCMVYPEPIAGKSSNFELKQNLLMRLPVFHDLPTEESNQHLSRFVTIVECMGPDMADPQILKMKAFPFSLDGAALDWFEDLPMGFITSWEKLVREFLQKFYPATRVISTRSQIAGIQQYATETYVEYYARFQKLQKRCPQHGFSKGSLLHFFYQGLNEYERRLLDSSARGAFIDLSHDAAEQLISKRAANELDYGSPARSESILGVESDQRLTKIEQNLERLSALIQIGRTPHIQVCDFCATPGHSTDSCPSFGYENQEANHFLDIYNSRMGDHIRNEDTNGALYGFQFRDNSPHSGFQQREPLHHNLTSGNNIKILLTKLVEGQLEMQKRSSKNEGP; encoded by the coding sequence ATGGCAATTCCAACACTGCGTGATGATGTTGCGGTGTCGATTGCTAGTTATGGAAATACTTGTATGGTGTATCCTGAGCCGATTGCAGGGAAGAGTAGTAATTTCGAGCTCAAACAGAATCTTCTAATGAGATTACCCGTCTTCCATGATCTTCCAACTGAAGAGTCAAACCAACACCTTTCGAGATTTGTGACTATTGTGGAATGCATGGGACCTGATATGGCGGATCCTCAGATTTTAAAGATGAAGGCTTTTCCATTTTCACTTGATGGAGCAGCTTTGGATTGGTTCGAAGATTTGCCTATGGGGTTCATTACTTCTTGGGAAAAGCTAGTACGAGAATTTTTGCAGAAGTTTTATCCAGCAACTAGAGTGATAAGCACGAGAAGTCAAATAGCTGGAATTCAACAATATGCAACTGAGACGTATGTTGAGTATTATGCTAGATTCCAAAAGTTACAGAAAAGATGTCCTCAACATGGTTTTTCAAAAGGGAGTCTATTACACTTCTTCTATCAGGGTCTGAATGAGTATGAAAGGAGATTATTGGATTCTTCTGCTAGAGGGGCTTTTATTGATTTATCTCATGATGCTGCTGAACAACTAATATCTAAAAGAGCCGCCAATGAACTAGACTATGGGAGTCCCGCAAGGTCGGAATCAATTTTAGGAGTTGAATCTGATCAAAGGTTGACAAAGATTGAACAAAACTTGGAGAGGTTGAGTGCATTAATTCAAATTGGAAGAACACCTCATATTCAAGTATGTGATTTTTGCGCAACTCCAGGACATTCTACCGATTCTTGCCCATCTTTTGGTTATGAAAATCAGGAAGCAAATCATTtcttagatatatataattcaaggATGGGAGATCACATAAGGAATGAAGATACGAATGGTGCTCTATATGGATTTCAGTTTCGGGACAATTCTCCACATTCAGGTTTTCAGCAAAGGGAACCACTCCATCACAATTTAACTAGTGgaaacaatattaaaatattattgaccAAATTAGTTGAGGGACAGTTGGAGATGCAAAAACGAAGTTCCAAAAACGAAGGGCCTTAA
- the LOC108217656 gene encoding uncharacterized protein LOC108217656, giving the protein MAIPTQRDDVAVSIASYGNTCMVYPEPIAGKSSNFELKQNLLMRLPVFHDLPTEEPNQHLSKFVTIVECMGPDMADPQILKMKAFPFSLDGAALDWFEDLPMGFITSWEKLVREFLQKFYPATRVISTRSQIAGIQQYATETYVEYYARFQKLQKRCPQHGFSKGSLLHFFYQGLNEYERRLLDSSARGAFIDLSHDAAEQLISKRAANELDYGSPARSESILGVESDQRLTKIEQNLERLSALIQIGRTPQIQVCDFCATPGHSTDSCPSFGYENQEANHFLDIYNSRMGDHIRNEDTNGALYGFQFRDNSPHSGFQQREPLHHNLTSGNNIEILLTKLVEGQLEMQKRSSKNEGP; this is encoded by the coding sequence ATGGCAATTCCAACACAGCGTGATGATGTTGCGGTGTCGATTGCTAGTTATGGAAATACTTGTATGGTGTATCCTGAGCCGATTGCAGGGAAGAGTAGTAATTTCGAGCTCAAACAGAATCTTCTAATGAGATTACCCGTCTTCCATGATCTTCCAACTGAAGAGCCAAACCAACACCTTTCGAAATTTGTGACTATTGTGGAATGCATGGGACCTGATATGGCGGATCCTCAGATTTTAAAGATGAAGGCTTTTCCATTTTCACTTGATGGAGCAGCTTTGGATTGGTTCGAAGATTTGCCTATGGGGTTCATTACTTCTTGGGAAAAGCTAGTACGAGAATTTTTGCAGAAGTTTTATCCAGCAACTAGAGTGATAAGCACGAGAAGTCAAATAGCTGGAATTCAACAATATGCAACTGAGACGTATGTTGAGTATTATGCTAGATTCCAAAAGTTACAGAAAAGATGTCCTCAACATGGTTTTTCAAAAGGGAGTCTATTACACTTCTTCTATCAGGGTCTGAATGAGTATGAAAGGAGATTATTGGATTCTTCTGCTAGAGGGGCTTTTATTGATTTATCTCATGATGCTGCTGAACAACTAATATCTAAAAGAGCCGCCAATGAACTAGACTATGGGAGTCCCGCAAGGTCGGAATCAATTTTAGGAGTTGAATCTGATCAAAGGTTGACAAAGATTGAACAAAACTTGGAGAGGTTGAGTGCATTAATTCAAATTGGAAGAACACCTCAAATTCAAGTATGTGATTTTTGCGCAACTCCAGGACATTCTACCGATTCTTGCCCATCTTTTGGTTATGAAAATCAGGAAGCAAATCATTtcttagatatatataattcaaggATGGGAGATCACATAAGGAATGAAGATACGAATGGTGCTCTATATGGATTTCAGTTTCGGGACAATTCTCCACATTCAGGTTTTCAGCAAAGGGAACCACTCCATCACAATTTAACTAGTGGAaacaatattgaaatattattgaCCAAATTAGTTGAGGGACAGTTGGAGATGCAAAAACGAAGTTCCAAAAACGAAGGGCCTTAA